The following are encoded together in the Candidatus Angelobacter sp. genome:
- a CDS encoding bifunctional UDP-3-O-[3-hydroxymyristoyl] N-acetylglucosamine deacetylase/3-hydroxyacyl-ACP dehydratase, translating to MRDVPQQQTLRETAAFEGVGLHSGSPVSMTFLPAPPNTGIRFRRVDLEGRPEIEARIENVGDTTRSTTLSKGNIRIHTVEHVMATFAGYGIDNAIVELDANEPPIADGSARAYCKMIETAGIVPQPETRLTWRVAAPLELQVGEALMSVFPHDRLKITCTSADKQGRFTQFYSVEISPEIWERELAHARTFCFYEEIEFLIKNGLIKGGSLENAVVIRDDAVLTTEPLRFPDEFVRHKMLDILGDLALVGRPLQGHVVAVKPSHTANCELARTINAQMRRPLAAAQTFSPPPPRPSSPPNGDDTGSTALDTVALMRVLPHRFPFLMVDKITRIEGNKVVGTKCVSINEPYFQGHFPNHPIMPGVLQLEAIAQVAGVLMLTQPDNAGKPAYFMSAESVKWRKPVRPGDLLVIEVELVKMRGKIGKARGQCSVNNEVVSEAEVTFMVVDEQEQ from the coding sequence AACAAACTCTGCGGGAAACGGCCGCCTTTGAGGGGGTGGGGTTGCACAGCGGCAGTCCCGTCAGCATGACTTTTCTTCCAGCACCCCCGAATACCGGAATCCGTTTCCGGCGGGTTGACCTGGAAGGCCGGCCTGAAATCGAGGCGCGAATCGAGAATGTAGGCGACACCACTCGTTCAACCACGCTTTCCAAGGGCAACATTCGGATTCACACCGTCGAACACGTCATGGCGACGTTTGCCGGCTATGGCATCGACAACGCCATCGTCGAACTGGACGCCAACGAGCCACCGATCGCCGATGGCAGTGCGCGCGCCTACTGCAAGATGATCGAGACCGCCGGCATTGTGCCGCAGCCGGAAACGCGCCTGACCTGGAGAGTTGCGGCACCTCTGGAGTTGCAGGTTGGCGAAGCGCTTATGTCCGTCTTTCCGCACGACCGTTTGAAAATCACCTGCACAAGCGCGGACAAACAGGGGCGGTTCACGCAGTTTTACAGCGTCGAGATTTCACCGGAAATTTGGGAACGCGAACTCGCCCATGCGCGGACTTTTTGCTTTTACGAGGAGATCGAATTCCTGATCAAGAACGGGCTGATCAAGGGGGGCAGCCTGGAAAATGCGGTGGTCATTCGTGACGATGCCGTGTTGACCACCGAGCCGTTGCGGTTTCCTGATGAATTCGTCCGCCACAAGATGCTGGATATTCTCGGAGATCTGGCGCTGGTGGGACGGCCTCTGCAGGGGCACGTGGTTGCGGTCAAACCCAGCCACACGGCCAATTGCGAACTCGCGCGAACGATCAACGCGCAAATGCGCCGGCCGCTCGCCGCCGCCCAGACCTTCTCGCCCCCGCCGCCCAGACCTTCCAGTCCTCCGAACGGAGACGATACCGGGAGCACTGCCCTCGATACCGTTGCCCTGATGAGAGTGTTGCCGCACCGCTTTCCCTTTTTGATGGTGGACAAAATCACGCGAATTGAAGGCAACAAAGTCGTCGGCACGAAATGTGTCAGTATCAATGAGCCCTATTTTCAGGGGCACTTTCCGAACCATCCGATCATGCCGGGGGTGCTGCAACTGGAGGCCATTGCCCAGGTGGCGGGTGTTCTGATGCTCACGCAGCCTGACAACGCCGGAAAACCCGCCTATTTCATGTCTGCGGAAAGCGTCAAGTGGCGCAAGCCCGTTCGCCCCGGGGACTTGCTGGTCATCGAAGTTGAACTGGTCAAAATGCGCGGCAAGATCGGCAAGGCACGAGGTCAATGCTCCGTCAATAACGAGGTGGTCAGCGAGGCCGAGGTCACGTTCATGGTCGTGGATGAACAGGAACAATGA
- the lpxA gene encoding acyl-ACP--UDP-N-acetylglucosamine O-acyltransferase — MTSIHPSAVVHRKSQIGADCEIGPYCVIGEHVVLGKGCRLYSHVVIDGHTKLGRKNEIFPFVSIGLRTQDLKWKGGATFTEIGDDNTFREHVTVHSATGDGDTTRIGSGNHLLAYSHVAHDCCLGDHIIMSNVATLAGHVLVEDYAVVGGLAAVHQFCRIGRMAIIGGCSKVVQDVPPFMLADGNPAETRTINKVGLDRNGVSEEVQGVLKQAYKVLFREGLTIPNALARIEAELPASPELKHLVQFVRASERGISK; from the coding sequence ATGACTAGCATTCATCCGTCGGCGGTTGTTCACCGCAAGTCGCAGATCGGAGCCGATTGCGAAATCGGACCGTATTGCGTCATCGGCGAGCATGTCGTCCTGGGCAAAGGTTGCCGGCTGTACTCACACGTGGTCATTGACGGGCACACGAAACTGGGGCGGAAAAATGAAATCTTTCCCTTCGTCAGCATTGGATTGAGGACGCAGGATCTGAAATGGAAGGGTGGGGCGACATTTACGGAAATCGGCGACGACAACACTTTCCGCGAACACGTGACCGTCCACAGTGCCACGGGCGACGGTGACACCACGCGGATCGGCTCAGGCAACCATCTGCTGGCCTACTCCCATGTCGCTCACGATTGTTGTCTGGGCGACCATATCATCATGTCGAACGTCGCCACGCTGGCCGGACACGTCCTCGTCGAGGATTACGCGGTTGTGGGCGGACTTGCGGCCGTGCACCAGTTCTGTCGCATTGGCAGGATGGCGATCATTGGCGGCTGTTCGAAGGTCGTGCAGGACGTGCCGCCGTTCATGCTGGCGGACGGCAACCCGGCGGAGACCCGCACCATCAACAAGGTCGGTTTGGACCGCAACGGCGTATCGGAAGAAGTGCAGGGCGTGTTGAAGCAGGCTTACAAGGTCTTATTTCGCGAGGGACTGACCATACCGAATGCGCTGGCCCGCATTGAAGCAGAGCTGCCGGCTTCACCGGAGTTGAAACATCTGGTCCAATTCGTCCGGGCCAGCGAGCGCGGAATCAGCAAGTAA